In one Butyrivibrio proteoclasticus B316 genomic region, the following are encoded:
- a CDS encoding ribonuclease Z, protein MIDVCLLGTGGMMPLPNRYLTSLMVRYNGKCVLIDCGEATQIAMKKKGLSSKPIDVICFTHFHADHVSGLPGMLLTMGNAERTEPLLIVGPKGVERIVNALRVIAPELPFEIKFKELTTDEETFEIEGMPGFSVTAFKVNHNITCYGYSMSLKRQGKFNVEAAMAAGIDKRYWNGLQKGETYTLDDGRVITPDMVLGDARKGIKLTYTTDTRPTDSIVRNAAESDLFICEGMYGEPDKQAKAREYKHMTFYEAAKMARDAGVKEMWLTHYSPSLVNPSEFLPDTRKIFANTKAAKDGRSVELRFED, encoded by the coding sequence CCGCTTCCAAACCGATATCTCACTTCACTTATGGTGAGATACAACGGAAAATGTGTACTTATAGACTGTGGAGAAGCTACCCAGATAGCAATGAAAAAGAAGGGGCTAAGCTCCAAGCCTATTGATGTTATCTGCTTTACTCATTTTCATGCTGATCACGTAAGTGGTTTGCCGGGAATGCTTCTTACAATGGGAAATGCAGAGAGGACGGAACCTCTTTTGATAGTTGGACCCAAGGGAGTTGAGAGAATAGTTAATGCGCTCAGGGTTATTGCACCTGAACTTCCTTTTGAAATTAAGTTTAAAGAACTGACTACGGATGAGGAAACCTTTGAAATAGAGGGAATGCCTGGCTTTTCAGTTACTGCATTTAAGGTTAATCACAATATTACCTGTTATGGCTATAGCATGAGCCTTAAGAGACAGGGTAAATTTAATGTTGAAGCTGCGATGGCTGCAGGAATCGACAAACGTTACTGGAATGGCCTTCAGAAGGGAGAAACATATACTCTTGATGATGGCAGGGTAATTACTCCTGACATGGTTCTTGGGGATGCTAGAAAGGGTATTAAGCTCACATATACTACTGATACAAGACCTACAGACAGTATTGTACGTAACGCTGCAGAGTCAGATCTTTTCATCTGCGAGGGAATGTATGGCGAGCCTGATAAGCAGGCCAAGGCCAGAGAATATAAGCATATGACGTTTTATGAGGCTGCCAAAATGGCGAGGGATGCCGGGGTAAAAGAGATGTGGCTTACTCACTACAGCCCGTCACTTGTAAATCCATCAGAATTTTTGCCTGATACCAGAAAGATATTTGCAAATACCAAGGCAG